One Cellulomonas sp. WB94 genomic window, GGTCGGTGAGCTGGGCCGCCAGCCGGGTGCGCAGGTGCGTGGTCAGCTCGATCTCCTGCGCGGCGGCGAGGGCCTGGAGGTCGGGCTCGCGGGACAGCAGTCGCGCGACGCGACGGTCCTCGTCCAGCGTGGGGTCGATCCCGCCGCCCATCGCGACCTCGGCCATGGTCTCGACCGCTCGCATGACCGCGGTCAGGGGGTCGGAGGCTGAGACCTCGAGGGCGTCGATCGCCTCGAGCAGACGGCGCTGTCCGGGCAGGGCGGCCTGCTCCTTCGAGCTGAAGTACCGGAAGAACGTGCGGGGCGAGACGCCGGCCCGGGCAGCGATCTGCTGGACGGTCGTGGGCCGGACACCCTGCTCCTCGAACAGCTCGAGGGCGGCCTGGTGGATGTCGTGGTGCGTGTCGAGCTGGCGCCGAGCGCGCAGGTCGCGGGGGGCGTCGTCGTCCATGCGGTCCTTCCTAGCACGGGGCGTGATGTGACCATGGCCACGCAGATGGCAGTCGTTGCCATGGTGGCACAGTGTGACACCATGTGACCTCACCTCCCAGGAAGAAGATCCCATGACTGACGCACTGCTCCGCGAGGAGCTCCCGACCGACGCGTGGCCGCCGGCCGTGGAGACGGAGAGGGTCACCCGGAGCGTCACCCAGGTGATCGCTGTGCTCGTGGTCGCAGCGCTCATGATGATCCTCAACGAGACGGTGCTCAGCGTCGCGCTGCCCCGGCTCATGGGCGACTTCTCCGTCGCAGCGGGCACCGCTCAGTGGCTCACGACCGGGTTCATGCTCACCATGGCCGTCGTCATCCCGACCACCGGCTACCTGCTGCAGCGCTTCACCACCCGCACGTTGTTCACCGCAGCGATCCTGATGTTTGTCGTCGGCTCGGCGCTCGCGACGATCGCGCCCGGCTTCGGCGTGATGCTGCTGGCCC contains:
- a CDS encoding TetR family transcriptional regulator, giving the protein MDDDAPRDLRARRQLDTHHDIHQAALELFEEQGVRPTTVQQIAARAGVSPRTFFRYFSSKEQAALPGQRRLLEAIDALEVSASDPLTAVMRAVETMAEVAMGGGIDPTLDEDRRVARLLSREPDLQALAAAQEIELTTHLRTRLAAQLTDRDPLAVLLLAEVAVAVWRTSWLRWGELAVAGDIGDPLEMYRRSREELRRLIS